In a single window of the Gossypium hirsutum isolate 1008001.06 chromosome A13, Gossypium_hirsutum_v2.1, whole genome shotgun sequence genome:
- the LOC107929985 gene encoding ABC transporter G family member 28: MTKNKIQTWKFLYVLILISSFLVIVVCQEEDEASGDKFGNSAAATEMFSQYASSRFTNLSSSLKDDIKAKFSFCITDVETDWNAAFNFSKNPKFLSECARSTKGDMMKRVCTAAEVKFYFSSFYQSGGEAKKSSFLKPNKNCNLTSWVSGCEPGWACSAGKQQKINLKNSTEIPYRVQNCSACCEGFFCPRGITCMIPCPLGAYCPLASLNTSTGVCDPYRYQLPPDNPDHTCGGADTWADVMSSSEVFCSGGSYCPSTIQKIPCSKGHYCRTGSTSELLCFRFATCNPKSANQNITAYGLMLFAGLGFLIVIIYNCSDQVIATREKKKELSREKAVQSVRETAQAREKWTSAKEIAKKHAIGLQTSFSRTFSRRKSLKHPASQAKPAAADAAGLPPTVSTGTSQQPQKKEKGNLTKMLHEIEDNPESHEGFNIDIGDKQGKKNPPKGKQLHTQSQMFRYAYGQIEKEKALQEQNKNLTFSGVISMANEVDELIRKRFTIEIVFKDLTITLKGKNIHLMRSVSGKLSPGRVSAVMGPSGAGKTTFLSALTGKAPGCVMTGSVQINGKDESIQAYKKIIGFVPQDDIVHGNLTVAENLWFSARCRLPADLAKPEKVLVVERVIESLGLQAVRDSLVGTVEKRGISGGQRKRVNVGLEMVMEPSLLILDEPTSGLDSSSSQLLLRALRREALEGVNICMVVHQPSYTLYRMFDDLILLAKGGLTVYHGPVKKAEEYFAGLGINLPDRANPPDYFIDILEGITKLNTGTGLTVKQLPVRWMLHNGYSVPMDMLNSIEGMSGKSGESSSHGGSSAHATGSEQNSFAGELWQDVKCSVETKKDRLQHNIFKSADLSERTTPGVFTQYRYYLGRLLKQRLREVRTQVVDYLILLLAGICLGTLAEVSDETFGAMGYTYTVIGVSLLCKIAALRSFGLDKLHYWRERSSGMSSLAYFLAKDTIDHFNTVIKPLVYLSMFYFFNNPRSSVYDNYFVLVCLVYCVTGIAYILSILFDPGQAQLWSVLLPVVLTLIATQGGDSKTVDFIGDLCYTKWALEAFVVSNAKMYSGVWVITRCGSLLQYGYALKNFGRCLVLLVLTGILSRIVAFFCMVTFQKR; encoded by the exons ATGACCAAAAATAAGATCCAAACATGGAAATTTCTTTACGTTTTAATATTGATATCTAGTTTTTTGGTTATTGTCGTATGTCAAGAAGAAGATGAAGCTAGcggtgataagttcggaaacaGCGCCGCCGCTACTGAAATGTTCTCTCAATACGCTTCTAGTCGATTTACTAATCTTTCTTCTAGCTTGAAAGACGATATAAAGGCCAAATTCAGCTTTTGCATTACTGATGT GGAAACTGATTGGAATGcagcatttaatttctcaaaaaaccCGAAATTCTTGTCCGAATGTGCCAGATCAACTAAAG GAGACATGATGAAACGCGTATGTACAGCAGCAGAAGTCAAATTCTACTTTAGTAGTTTCTATCAGAGTGGAGGTGAAGCAAAGAAGTCCAGTTTTTTGAAGCCTAATAAGAACTGTAATTTAACATCTTGGGTTTCTGGGTGTGAGCCTGGATGGGCTTGTAGTGCCGGTAAACAACagaaaattaatctaaaaaactCCACTGAGATACCTTACAGGGTTCAAAATTGTTCAGCTTGTTGTGAAGGATTCTTCTGCCCTCGTGGAATTACTTGTATGATAC CTTGTCCATTGGGTGCTTACTGTCCACTTGCGAGCCTCAATACGAGTACCGGCGTATGTGACCC ATACCGTTATCAACTACCTCCTGATAATCCAGATCATACGTGTGGAGGAGCTGATACTTGGGCCGATGTTATGAGTAGCAGTGAGGTGTTCTGTTCAGGTGGATCATACTGTCCGTCTACCATCCAAAAAATTCCTTGCAGCAAGGG GCATTACTGCAGGACAGGTTCTACATCTGAACTCT TGTGCTTCCGTTTTGCAACTTGTAATCCAAAGTCAGCAAATCAAAACATCACTGCATATGGCCTCATGCTTTTT GCTGGACTAGGATTCCTAATTGTCATTATATACAACTGTTCTGATCAAGTTATTGCAACTCGAGAGAAGAAAAAAGAGCTATCCAGAGAGAAGGCAGTTCAAAGTGTGAGAGAAACTGCCCAAGCACGCGAAAAATGGACTTCGGCGAAAGAAATTGCTAAGAAGCATGCAATTGGGCTGCAAACATCGTTTTCACGTACATTTTCTAGAAGAAAATCTCTAAAGCATCCAGCAAGCCAAGCTAAACCTGCAGCAGCAGATGCTGCTGGATTACCACCCACTGTATCTACGGGTACATCTCAGCAGCCacaaaagaaggaaaaagggaaTCTCACAAAGATGTTACATGAAATAGAAGATAACCCTGAAAGTCATGAAGGGTTTAATATAGACATTGGAGATAAACAAGGGAAGAAGAATCCACCAAAGGGCAAACAGTTGCATACCCAGAGCCAAATGTTCAGATATGCTTATGGTCAAATCGAGAAGGAGAAAGCTCTCCAGGAGCAGAACAAGAACTTGACCTTCTCAGGTGTGATTTCAATGGCTAATGAGGTTGATGAACTTATTAGGAAGAGGTTTACAATTGAGATTGTCTTCAAAGATTTAACCATCACTTTGAAAGGAAAAAACATACATCTAATGAGGAGCGTATCTGGGAAATTATCTCCCGGTCGGGTTTCAGCTGTTATGGGTCCATCTGGAGCTGGAAAAACAACATTTCTTTCAGCTTTAACTGGAAAAGCTCCAGGTTGTGTCATGACTGGTTCGGTTCAAATAAATGGGAAGGATGAGTCTATCCAAGCTTATAAGAAAATAATTGGTTTTGTTCCACAAGATGATATTGTGCATGGAAACTTGACAGTGGCAGAAAATTTATGGTTCAGTGCTAGGTGCAG ACTCCCTGCCGATCTGGCAAAACCAGAAAAGGTTCTAGTTGTTGAAAGAGTCATTGAGTCCTTGGGACTGCAGGCTGTGAGGGATTCTTTAGTAGGGACAGTGGAGAAGAGAGGAATCTCAGGGGGTCAAAGGAAACGAGTAAACGTTGGGCTGGAAATGGTCATGGAACCTTCTCTTTTAATATTAGATGAACCAACATCTGGTTTAGACAGTTCATCTTCCCAACTACTACTTCGAGCTCTTCGGCGTGAAGCTCTTGAAGGTGTAAACATTTGCATGGTCGTTCACCAGCCAAG CTATACCTTGTACAGGATGTTTGATGATTTGATACTTCTAGCAAAGGGTGGACTTACTGTATATCATGGGCCAGTGAAGAAAGCTGAAGAGTATTTTGCTGGCCTTGGTATTAATCTACCTGATCGTGCTAATCCTCCAGACTACTTCATTGACATTTTGGAAGGTATTACAAAGCTAAACACAGGCACAGGTTTAACGGTTAAACAGCTGCCGGTAAGATGGATGCTTCATAATGGCTATTCTGTTCCCATGGATATGCTGAATTCTATTGAGGGAATGTCCGGAAAATCTGGTGAAAGTTCATCACATGGAGGCAGTAGTGCTCATGCCACCGGATCGGAACAAAATTCCTTTGCTGGCGAGTTGTGGCAGGATGTGAAATGTTCTGTTGAGACAAAGAAGGACCGCTTGCAACATAATATCTTCAAGTCAGCTGATTTGTCAGAAAGGACAACGCCTGGTGTATTCACACAGTACAGATACTATCTTGGAAG GCTCCTAAAGCAACGGTTACGAGAAGTTAGGACACAAGTGgtagattatttaattttattgcttGCCGGAATTTGCTTAGGAACACTAGCTGAAGTAAGCGATGAAACATTTGGTGCAATGGGTTATACATACACAGTTATTGGAGTTT CTCTCCTGTGCAAGATTGCAGCTTTGAGAAGCTTTGGTTTAGATAAGCTGCACTACTGGAGAGAACGTTCATCCGGTATGAGCAGCCTAGCTTACTTTCTAGCTAAGGATACGATCGACCATTTCAATACTGTAATCAAGCCTTTAGTGTATCTCTCCATGTTCTACTTCTTCAACAATCCAAGATCATCCGTTTACGACAATTACTTCGTTTTAGTCTGTCTGGTATATTGCGTAACCGGCATAGCCTATATACTCTCTATCCTTTTCGATCCAGGTCAAGCTCAACTG TGGTCAGTGCTTCTTCCAGTTGTTTTGACTCTAATAGCAACTCAAGGTGGTGACAGCA
- the LOC121212376 gene encoding acanthoscurrin-2-like yields MHQYHGRGAGGDRKMGALNDGEAGLFPRGQHLLVIALRGGLLGGGGGRFLGGGGGGGRLLGGGGGGGRLFGGGGGGGRFLGGGGGGGRLFGGGGGGGRLLGLGDGGGGGDLLGLGDGGGGGDDGGGGGGPLGDGGGGLLIKLHNLILASGLSTHCPFKQTS; encoded by the exons ATGCATCAGTATCATGGAAGAGGTGCTGGTGGTGACCGAAAGATGGGAGCCCTAAACGATGGAGAAGCCGGGCTGTTTCCTCGGGGGCAGCACCTG TTAGTTATAGCACTTCGTGGTGGCCTTCTTGGTGGTGGAGGTGGTCGTTTCCTTGGTGGCGGAGGTGGAGGTGGTCGTCTCCTTGGTGGCGGAGGTGGAGGTGGTCGTCTCTTTGGTGGCGGAGGTGGAGGTGGTCGTTTCCTTGGTGGCGGAGGTGGAGGTGGTCGTCTCTTTGGTGGCGGAGGTGGAGGTGGTCGTCTCCTTGGCCTTGGTGACGGAGGTGGAGGTGGTGATCTCCTAGGCCTTGGTGACGGAGGTGGAGGTGGTGATGATGGAGGTGGAGGTGGTGGTCCCCTAGGTGATGGAGGTGGAGGTCTTCTTATCAAATTACATAATTTGATTCTAGCATCAGGGTTATCAACACATTGTCCATTTAAACAAACAAGTTGA